A region from the uncultured Holophaga sp. genome encodes:
- a CDS encoding subtype B tannase — protein sequence MRKANLKTLVPLGLLLGTTLLGIGCGGSSSTPTQASTPTGDYDTSLKFDATAYTSITVSVDGTDMAVRKYGPIKYVANPVQMALTQSSMMGSTTLTDGYEMEEMYVYVPETSASDQKTAIWMQFNNGGWFFSVVKDPITDGASFTSNDTTPIAYALKAGYIIASVGTRGRMAVAADGTYAGKAPACIVDAKAAIRYMRLNDTLMSGSAERIIIDGTSGGGGLVTTVGASADSSDYNADLASIGAAGIKASGSTFISTLSDKPFVVQAYCPINNLAHADEGYEYQFNAIRGLTNDITLNGVATTLPLTPALNSVDYANDSNSQAASVAIASNFPAYVASLGLKLEDGSAFTAEKIPSLVMAQVESDINDRLAEGTLTVSSGTSTSKATVPAYGDTFTNVSVDFRPPYATTTKVLSNDWLTLTGTGTSARVATIDYTNYLKFVTSLTQLKTVVAFDAVGANGVTSTNSGESNLYGSTSASTVYSNFSEWSWNNNTLVGDGSGLFDTGLTWNQYLATSVGLSLAKQLKMSSPIPYLISSNASPAPYWYVRHGMIDRDTSFAIQMVLKYAIENNANVKGLDFKFPYLTPHSGDYDASEAFAWFAEQLAANPL from the coding sequence ATGCGCAAAGCGAACCTCAAGACCCTGGTCCCCCTGGGCCTGCTCCTGGGTACCACCCTGCTGGGCATCGGATGCGGCGGAAGCAGCAGCACGCCCACCCAGGCCAGCACGCCCACCGGAGACTACGACACGTCGCTCAAGTTCGACGCCACGGCCTATACCTCCATCACGGTCAGCGTTGACGGCACCGACATGGCAGTCCGCAAGTATGGCCCCATCAAATATGTCGCGAACCCCGTACAGATGGCGCTCACCCAATCATCCATGATGGGCTCCACAACGCTGACCGACGGGTACGAGATGGAGGAGATGTACGTCTACGTTCCCGAGACTTCGGCCAGCGATCAGAAGACTGCCATCTGGATGCAGTTCAACAACGGCGGCTGGTTCTTCAGCGTGGTCAAGGACCCCATCACCGACGGGGCCAGCTTCACCAGCAACGACACGACACCGATTGCCTATGCCCTGAAGGCCGGGTACATCATCGCCAGCGTCGGCACCCGGGGCCGGATGGCCGTGGCCGCGGACGGCACCTATGCCGGCAAGGCCCCTGCCTGCATCGTGGACGCCAAGGCGGCCATCCGGTACATGAGGCTCAATGATACCCTCATGTCCGGTTCCGCCGAGCGCATCATTATCGATGGGACCAGTGGGGGCGGTGGTCTGGTGACCACGGTCGGGGCGAGCGCTGATAGCTCTGACTACAACGCTGATCTGGCGTCGATCGGTGCAGCCGGCATCAAGGCTTCCGGATCTACCTTCATCAGTACACTCAGCGACAAGCCTTTTGTTGTTCAGGCTTATTGCCCAATCAACAATCTGGCACATGCTGACGAGGGCTATGAGTATCAGTTCAATGCAATCCGTGGATTGACGAATGACATTACACTCAACGGCGTGGCGACCACCTTGCCTCTTACACCGGCACTGAATTCCGTGGACTATGCCAACGACTCCAACTCCCAAGCGGCATCGGTCGCAATTGCGAGCAACTTCCCAGCCTACGTGGCAAGCCTGGGCCTGAAGCTGGAGGATGGATCTGCATTCACCGCCGAAAAGATCCCCAGTCTCGTCATGGCCCAAGTGGAGTCGGATATCAATGATCGGCTGGCTGAGGGGACCCTGACCGTCAGCAGCGGCACCAGCACCAGCAAGGCTACGGTTCCTGCCTACGGTGACACCTTCACCAATGTCTCCGTCGATTTCCGCCCCCCCTACGCGACGACCACCAAGGTCCTGTCTAACGATTGGCTGACCCTGACAGGTACCGGAACCAGTGCGCGAGTTGCGACCATCGACTACACGAATTACCTGAAGTTCGTCACCAGCCTCACCCAGCTCAAAACCGTGGTTGCCTTTGACGCGGTGGGGGCCAATGGCGTCACGAGCACCAATTCCGGAGAGTCCAACCTCTATGGCTCTACCAGCGCCAGCACGGTCTACTCCAATTTCTCTGAGTGGTCGTGGAACAACAACACCCTTGTGGGTGATGGCTCGGGCCTCTTCGATACCGGGCTGACCTGGAACCAGTATCTGGCCACCAGCGTCGGCCTGTCCCTGGCCAAGCAGCTCAAGATGAGCAGCCCCATTCCTTATCTGATCAGCTCGAACGCCAGTCCTGCGCCCTACTGGTACGTTCGTCACGGCATGATCGACCGGGATACCTCTTTCGCGATTCAGATGGTGCTCAAATACGCCATCGAGAACAATGCCAATGTCAAGGGTCTCGACTTCAAGTTCCCCTACCTGACCCCGCATAGCGGCGACTACGACGCCAGCGAGGCCTTCGCCTGGTTCGCTGAGCAGCTCGCCGCCAATCCGCTCTGA